The Candidatus Brocadia sp. genomic sequence CGTAAAGTAGAGACGCAATGGAAACAGGGCATTACTGTCCTGGAGGCGCTCCAGACTATTGCAAAGGTTGAGTCGCAACAAAAGGAAAGCTATTTTCTCGTGACATCAATTGATAATGTTGTAGGACACGTTGGAGATAGGGTTTGGTACTACGATATTAATGATAAACATGCGACATCCTTTGCAAATAAGTGCATACTGGAAGAGGGTGATCATGTGAAGTGGGAATATGCAAAGGATGTTTGTTCTTGTACGGTTAAAAAGGAC encodes the following:
- a CDS encoding DUF4430 domain-containing protein; this translates as MRQINWVAGIFVFFIFLSTAFCDGKKITIEINYGGLHQNRKVETQWKQGITVLEALQTIAKVESQQKESYFLVTSIDNVVGHVGDRVWYYDINDKHATSFANKCILEEGDHVKWEYAKDVCSCTVKKDK